In Brachybacterium fresconis, the genomic stretch GACCGCGCCGAGGTCGACGTCCAGGCTCCCGGCCCCGGGCGCGGAGCCGTCCTCGGCGTCGCGGATCCCGAGCTGCTGGGAGGTGCCGACGACGTCGAGCACGTCGGCCGTGGCGATGAGGGTCTTGGAGGGGACGACATCGGTGAGCACGGCTGCTCCCCCGATGCCGCGCTCCTCGATCAGGACGGTCTCGGCGCCCTGGCGCGCCGCGGTCAGCGCGGCCTCGTAGCCGCCGGGACCGCCGCCGATGATCACCACCCGGGAACGGTCACCGGCACGGGCGACACGATGGGGGTCCGACGCAAGGGCGGTGCTGGGATCGCTCACGCCCTCCATTGTGGCCCACCGCGCCGAGGCCGGGGCCCGTTTCTGCGGCGGGGAGGCGGCAGCCTGCGTTACCTTCGATCCATGACTGAGACCTCCTCCGACCCGTACCTGCTCGCCCGCGACGCCGCCGCCGCGATCGCCGAGGCCAGCGGCGTCGCCTCCCATGACCTCGCCCTGGTGCTGGGGTCGGGCTGGGCCGGCGCGGCGGACCTGCTCGGCGAGACCGTCTGGCAGGCCGACGCCACCACGATCCCCGGGTTCCGGCCCCCGGCGGTCGCCGGCCACGTCGGCACCCTCCGCTCGATCCGCGTCGCGGGCAGCGGCGCCCGCGCCCTGGTCCTGGGCGCCCGCACCCACTTCTACGAGGGTGCCGGGGTCGACGCCGTCGTGCACGGCGTGCGCACCGCCGCGGCGACCGGCGCCCGCACGATGGTGCTGACCAACGGCTGCGGCGGGATCGATCCCTCCTGGGTCCCCGGCACCCCGGTGCTGATCTCCGACCAGATCAACTTCACGGGGGCGACGCCGCTGGCGGGCGCGAACTTCGTGGACCTCACCGACCTGTACACCCCGGCGCTGCGGGACATCGCCCGCGAGGTCGATCCGAGCCTCGACGAGGGCGTGTACATGCAGTTCCGAGGGCCGACCTACGAGACCCCCGCGGAGGTGCAGATGGCTCGGACCGTCGGCGCGCACCTGGTCGGCATGTCCACCGCCCTCGAGGCGATCGCGGCCCGTGAGGCCGGGATGGACGTGCTGGGCATCTCCCTGGTGACGAACCTGGCGGCGGGCATCAGCGCCCAGGCGCTCAGCCATCAGGAGGTGCTCGAGGCCGGCCGCGACGCGGGCCCGCGGATCTCGGAGCTGCTGGCCGAGACCGTCCGCCGCATCACCGGCGGCGCCCCGTCGGCCAGGACCGAGGGGAGGGCGTGATGACTCCCGACGACGGCGGCACCACCTCGCCCGCCCTCCTGGACCCTGCGCTCCACGAGCGCGCCGAGGCCTGGATCGCGGACGATCCCGACCCGGCGACCCGTGCGGCGCTGACCTCCCGGCTCGAGCAGGCCCTCGCCGGGGGTGAGTCGGCGATCGAGGAGATCACCGATGCGTTCTCCGGCGAGCTGGAGTTCGGCACCGCCGGGCTGCGCGGGAAGATGGGGCCGGGGCCGAACCGTATGAACCGTGCGGTGGTCTCCCGCGCGGCGCGCGGCCTGGCCGACCATCTTCTCGGCGACCTCTCCCTCCCCGAACCGCTGGTCGTGATCGGCTACGACGCCCGATGCAACTCGCAGGACTTCGCCCGGGCCTCGGCGGCGATCCTGACCGCTGCCGGCTGCCGGGTCCGCCTGCTGCAGCGGCACGGCCCCACGCCCCTGGTGGCCTTCGCCGTGCGGCACCTGGAGGCCGACGCCGGCATCGTGGTCACCGCCAGCCACAACCCTCCCGCGGACAACGGGTACAAGGTCTACCTCGGCGGCCGTGCCGCGGACGCGAACGGTCGCGGCGTGCAGATCGTGCCGCCCTCGGACGGACAGATCGCGGCCCGCATCGCCGCCGTCGGCCCAGCGAGCGCGATCCCCCTGGCCGAGACGGGCTGGGAGCTGCTGGGCGATCAGCTGCGCGAGGACTATCTCGCGGCGATCTGCGCGCTGCCGGACCCGGACGGGCCGCGGCAGGTGCGCATCGTGCACACCGGGATGCACGGGGTCGGCACCGAGACGGCGCTGGCCGCGCTGGCCCGCACCGGCTTCGCCGAGGTGCGCACGGTGGCCGAGCAGGCGGATCCCGATCCGGACTTCCCCACGGTCTCCTTCCCCAACCCCGAGGAGCCAGGCGCGATCGACCTCGCCCTCGACCTGGCTCGCACGGCCGAGGCCGACGTGGTGATCGCCCACGACCCCGATGCCGACCGCTGTGCGGCCGCCGTCCACGACGAGCACCTCGGCGACTGGCGGATGCTGACCGGCGACGAGCTGGGAGTCCTGCTGGGCGATCACCTGATCCGCCGTCACGGGTACGAGGGGGTCATGGCGCGGTCGATCGTCTCCAGCCGCTGGCTGGACCGGGTGGTGCAGAGCGCGGGGCTCGAGCCTGCGGCGACGCTGACCGGCTTCAAGTGGATCACCCGGGCTCCCGGCATCGTCTACGGCTACGAGGAGGCGATCGGCTACTGCGTGCTGCCCGAGGTGGTGCGCGACAAGGACGGTCTCTCGGCCGCGCTCGTGGTCGCGGAGATGGCGGCGCTGGCACGGGCCGAGGGGACGACGCTGATCGACCGGTTGGACGAGCTCGCCGCCGAGCACGGCCTGTTCGCGACCTCGCAGCTGTCGATCCGGGTCGAGGACCTCGCGGCGATCCCCGCGATGATGCGGCAGCTGCGCACCGCTCCGCCGACGCAGCTGCTGGGCTCCGCGGTGACCACCACCGAGGACCTCTCCGAAGGGTCGGTGCAGACCACCGGGCTGCCGCCGACCGAGGGCCTGCTGCTGCTCAGCGCGGAGGACACCCGTGTGGTGGTGCGACCCTCGGGCACCGAGCCGAAGCTGAAGTGCTACCTCGAGGTGGTCCAGCACGTTCCCGCGGGAACGTCCACGGCGGAGATGACGCGGCTGCGATCCCGCTCCGGCGAGCGCCTGGACCAGCTGCAGGGCGAGCTGCGCGAGGCGCTCGGGCAGTCCTGACGTCGGCTCCGCCGCGAACGGCTGGTCTCCGAGGAGCCCGACCGTCGCGGCGGACCAGGGCGGGCGCTGCCCGCCGAGGTCAGGACCCGCTGCCGGCGCCGCCCTCGAGGATCGCCCGCGAGGAGGACAGGCCCAGTCGGCTCGCCCCGGCGGCGACCATCGCCTCGGCCGCCTCGCGGGTGCGGATCCCGCCGGAGGCCTTCACGCCGAGCCGGTCGCCGACGGTGCGGCGCATGAGCTGGACGGCGTGCTCGGTGGCTCCGCCGGCAGGGTGGAACCCGGTGGAGGTCTTCACGAAGTCTGCGCCGGCGCGCTCGGCGACCTCGCAGACCGCGACGATCTGCTCGTCGGTCAGGGCGGCGGATTCGATGATCACCTTCAGCACCACCGGTGCCGGAGCGGACTCCCGCACGGCCCGGATCTCGTCCTCGACGTCCGCGTAGGCCGCGGCCCGGGCGAGGCCGACGTTCAGGACCATGTCGACCTCGTCGGCGCCCTTGGCCACGGAGTCCGCGGCCTCGGCGGCCTTGATCCCCGGGGCGTGCTGGCCGGAGGGGAAGCCGCAGACGGTCGCCACCGTGACGGTGGTCCGCACCGGGAGCATCGAGGGAGAGATGCACACCGAATAGGTGCCCAGGTCCTCGGCCTCGCGCAGCAGCGCGGTGACGTCGTCCCGCGTGGCTTCGGGCTTGAGGAGGGTGTGGTCGATGAGGGCGGCGAGCTGGTCGCGATCGGAAGTCGTCATGGTGCGATCTTGGCAGACAGCCCTCGCGCCGCGCATCCGGGACGGCGACGATCGGGTCGCGACCGAGGATCAGATCACGACCGAGGACCGGATCGGGGCCCCGGGGCCCGGCCGGTGGCCGGGGGCCGTGGCCCCGGGCGCGTGCCCGAGGCAGGATGTCGGCATGGACCATGATGTCGGACGGGACGAGGAGGCGTCGGCGGCCTGGCCCGGCGCCCGCCCACACGCTGACCCGCTTCGTCGGCCGGGAGTCCGAGACGTCGGACCTGGCGCAGCTGGTGTCGCGCTCCCGCCTGGTGACGCTGGTGGGCGCCCCGGGGGCCGGCAAGACCCGCTTGGCCGCCGAGACCTCACCCCTGCTGGCGGAGTCCTTCCGCGACGGGGTGCGACCGGTGGCGCTGGCCACCGTCTGGGCCCCGGGCGACGTGCTGACCGGGATCGCCGCCGCCCTCGGCGTCCGCGCCGACGACCAGGAGAGCCTGCTGGACGCCCTGCTCGCCGTGCTGCGGCCCGCCCGCACCCTGCTCGTCCTGGACAACTGCGAGCATGTGATCGGCCCGGTGTCGACCCTCGTCGAGCGGATCCTCGGCGCCGCACCGCGGGTGCGCGTCCTGGCCACCAGCCGGGTGCCGCTCGGGGTGCCCGGCGAGCATCTGCACCGCGTGGGACCCCTCGATCGCTCGGAGGCGTACGAGCTGTTCGTCGATCGCGCCCGGCTGGTCACGGACCTGGACCTGGACCAGGTGGGAGCCTCCTGGGTCCATCGCCTCTGCGACCTGCTCGACGGCCTCCCCCTGGCCCTCGAGCTGGCCGCCCGGCAGACCCGCGTGCTGTCCCTGCCCGACCTGGCCGAACGGCTCGACCGCGAGCTGGCCCGGACCGACGACCCCGGTTCCCCCGGGCCCGGGAGACCGACGATGGAGGCGACCCTCGCCGGGAGCTGCCGAATGCTGTCACCCGCGCAGAACGAGCTGTTCGATCAGCTCTCCGTCTTCTCCGGGGACTTCGACGTGCCGGCCGTCGAAGCGGTGGCCGCGGGCCTCGAGGACGTGGTCTGGGAGGTGGGCACCCTGGTGGACCACTCGCTGCTGTGGACCCGATCGACCGGCTCCGGGTCTCTGCGCTGCCGGATGCTGGAGCCGATCCGCCAGTACGCCGCCGCTCGCCTCGCGGCCCGGGGCGGGGCCGACCGGGTCCGCGAGCGACACGCCCGCTACTTCCTGGCCGCCGCCCGGACCGCCTCCCGCGGGCTGATGGACGTGGACGGACATCATCGGTACGCAGCGCTGCGGAGCATGGAGACGAACGTCCTGGCCGCCGTCGCCTGGGCCCGCAGGGTCGATCCGGACCTCGCCCTCCAGCTGCTGACCTGCCTGTCCGGCTACTGGGAGCACCGCGGCCATGTCCTCGAGGCCTGGACCCGGCTCGAGGAGCTCCTCGAGGACGGCTCGGTGTCGGTCCGGACCCGGGCCGACGCCCTGGTGGCCCTGGCCCAGCTCAGCTACCGCCGCGAGCAGTACCGGCTCGCTCAGCGGTGCACGCAGGAGCTGATCCCGCTCATGCAGGAGCTGGGCGACCACGACGGACTGGCCCGGGGCCTGAGAGCCCGTGCCCAGGCCTGCATGGCCGCCGGGGATCACGATGCCGCTCTCGCCTCGGCACGGGGCAGCGTCCCGGCGTTCCGCGAGACCGAGGACCGCCTGGGCGAGGCGTGGTCGCTGACGAGTCTGGGCGCCTGCTTGATCGCCGCGGGCCGGCTCGAGGAGGGTCTGGAGGCGGACCTCGCGTCCTGGAAGATCCTGCAGGCCGAGCCGGAGGCGCCCACGGTGGCCCGCTCCACCCACGTCGGTCTGGCGTTCGCCTACGCGAACCTGGGGGACACGGCGGCCCATCGCCGCCATCTGACCGCTTCGATCGAGGCCCTGCAGCAGGTCGGCGCGCTCGAGGGCGACTCCGAATGGCTGTGGGGGGCGGTGTCGCTGGCTCATGACGAGGGCCGCTGGGCCTCGGCCCTCCGGATGGCCGCGCTGGCTCGTGCGAAGGGCCGACGGGGCAGCGGCCTGATGCCCTTCGCGCGGGAGTTCTGCGACCGTGCGACCGACGACGCCGAGCGGCGGGTCGGCGCTGAACGAGCCGCCGACCTCGCCGAGCAGGGGGCGCGGATGACCACCGAGCAGGCTCTCGACGAGGCGCTGGGCCGTCCGGAGGCCGATGCCTCTCCCCTGACCCCGCGGGAGCGCGAGGTCGCTCGTCTGACCGGACAGGGGCTGAGCAATGCGGAGATCGCCGAGCAGCTGGTGCTCTCCCGGCGGACGGTGGAGACCCATCAGGACCACATCCGGCAGAAGCTGGGCCTGGCGACCCGGTACGAGGTGATGGCCTGGGCGATGTCAGGATCCGTGTGATCACGGATGGTGCCGACCTCGGTGCCGTTGCAGGCTCGAGGGATGACGGACATCACACAGGCCGACTACCTCTTCGACAACAGCACCGACGCCGGACTGACGCACATGGAGATGCTCTCGGCGATCTTCGACCGGCACAGCATCCAGGTCCTCGAGCGGACGGGGCTCCGGGCGGGCGCACGCTGTCTGGACGTCGGGGCCGGTTCCGGCTCGATCAGCCGCTGGCTGGCCGACCGGGTCGCTCCCGGGGGCGCGGTGACCGCCCTGGACATCGACACCAGCAGGATGTCGGAGCATCCCGGGGTGCGCATCCGCCGGCACGACCTCGACCACGGACTGCACGGGGACCTCGCCGGCCCGTACGACCTGATCCATGCCCGACTCCTCCTCACCCATCTCCCCCGCCGCCACGAGATCCTCCGCGAGCTCGTCGACGCCCTCGCCCCCGGCGGCTGGCTGGTGATCGGGGACATGACGGATCGACCCCTGGGCGTCCTGTCGGAGCACAGCGCCCGGGACATCGCCGTGTGGGAGCGGATCCAGCACCTCTCCCACGAGGTCGTCAGCCCCGCCGGCGGGATCGACTTCGGCTGGGCCCGGCGCATCGACGCCGCGATGGTCGGGGCCGGGCTGGAGGAGCTGCACGGCATAGAGGTCTCCGAGACCGTCGACGGCGGCTCCCCCGGGGCGCTGCTGCATGCCTCGCTCAACGCGCAGGCCGCTCGGCACCTGCTGGATGCGGGCGCCGACCCCTGGGAGATGGAGCGGTACCAGGAGCTCACCCGGGACCCGACCTTCCGCAGCTGGTTCTACCAGTTCATCTGCTGCCGGGGGCGCAAGCCCTTCTGATCCTCCGGTGCCCCGGCCCCTGCGGAGGGCCCGGGGCCGCGGACTCCTCGTCGACATCCGTCGAGATCTCACCTCTCTACCTATGTGATAGGTTGCCCGGCATTGGTGCAGCGCGGCCCGCCGGGGCGCGCAGCACGAGATATTCCCGCCCTGGCCCCGAGGAGTCCCGTCGATGTCGACGCCCACACCACTTCCCCGTCCCGCCGCAGCCGCGAGCGCTCCCACCCGCACGACCATCGGCGCCGACGTCGACCCGTACGTCGTCGACGGGTCGCAGACCACCGAGCCGCCGCGCAGCTTCCGGGGCAAGCTGAAGTTCCTCGGGCCCGGCATGATCACCTCCGCGGCCGTCGTCGGCTCCGGCGAGCTGCTCACCGCGACCACGCTCGGCGCCCAGGTCGGCTTCATGCTGCTGTGGCTCGTGCTGGTCTCCACCTTCCTCAAGGTCTGGGTGCAGATCGAGCTGGCCCGATGGTCGATCTCCACCGGCCGCGTCGCCCTGGACGGCTACGACGACGTCCCGCCGCGGGTCGCGAAGCGCGGCTGGATCTCCTGGCTCGTGCTGCTGATGTTCCTGCAGTTCTTCATCGGCCAGGCGGGCGTCATCAGCGCCTCCGCCTTCGCCTTCAGCTCCCTGTTCCCGATCGGCCCCGAGCCCTACTCGATGCTGTCGATCGGCAGCTGGGTCGCCATCCTCGTCGTGGTCGCGATCGGGATCCACGTCGCCAATCGCTACGCCGTGGTCGAGAACATCTCCACCGTCCTGGTGCTGCTGGTGACGGCCTTCGCCGTCGTGATGCTCTTCCTCCTGCACGGCACCGAGTTCGCCTGGACCCTGGGCGACGTGGCCGACGGGATGCGCTTCGAGATCTCCCTGGGATCGGCCGGCATCGCCCTGGCCATGTTCGGCATGACCGGCGTGGGCGCCGGCGAGACCACCGCCTACACCTATTGGGTCGTCGAGAAGGGCTATGCGAGCTGGACCGGGCCCAACGACGGCACCGAGAGCTGGGTCGCCCGCGCCCGCGGCTGGATCTCCGTGATGAAGGTCGACGCGTGGGTGTCCTGGGCGATCTACACCGCCTCCACTGCCGCCTTCTACATGCTCGGCGCCGCCGTGCTGCACCCCCAGGGGATCGTCCCCGAGGGCAACGACGTCATGACCACGATCTCCTCGATCTTCGACTCCGCCGTCGGCACCTGGGGCGGCGTCCTCTTCCTGCTCGGTGCGGGACTGGCCCTGTTCAAGACGATCCTCGCCAACGTTCCCAGCCTCGGCCGCCAGGTGGGGCACACGCTGTCGATCTTCGGCGCCTACGACTGGCGGGACCAGGTCGCCCGCGACCGCTGGCAGCGGGTCATCATGATCATCCTGCCGATCGGCTGGGGCATCCTGGGCACGGCGGTGTCCTCCCCGCTGGCCCTGGTGATCATCGCCGGCATCCTCAACGCGATCTACCTGATCGGCGCGGCGATCGCGACGCTCTACCTCGCGCGGACCCAGACCGATCCGCGCATCCGTGACGGCCGGCCGACCTCGGTGCTGCTGTGGATCTCCGCGATCGCCATCATCTTCGTGGGCGTCATCGGACTGTTCAATGCGTTCTGAGGTGCCTGAGGAGCCGATGGCCGGAACGCTCGGGGACACGACCTGGCGCTATCTGACCGCCGGGGACGATGCCCCGGGGTCCACGGAGCTGGGACGGACCTCGCTGTCGGATCAGGCGCGCCGCGCCGTCCTGGACCTGATCGACGAGCAGGGCCTCGGGGCCGGGGACGCGCTCCCCTCGACCGGGGCGCTGGCGGAGCGCTTCGCGGTGTCCAAGACCGTGGTGCGCGAGGCCCTCAGCGCCCTGGCCGCGCTGGGGATCATCGAGATCGCCAACGGCCGCAGCGCCACCGTGCGGGCACCGGACAGCTCTGTGGTCCGCTTCTACCTCTCCCGCGCCGTGCGCGACTCCCCCGGCGACGGCTTCACCGCGCTGATGGACCTGCGCAGCCCGCTCGAGATCCGCGCGGCGCAGGTGGCCGCGAGACGCTTCTCCGTCGCCGCGACGGAGGGCCCGCCGGCCACGGAGGCCGCCCGGGCCCGGCTGCGTGGGCTGCTGGCGGAGATGGACGAGGCCTTGGACGACTCCCGGCTCTATCCCGAGCTCGACCTGCGGCTGCACCAGGAGATCGCGCGGCTGAGCGGCAATCGGGCCCTGCACGGCATCCTCGAGGCGGTCAGCACGCCGCTGTTCCGTGCCATGCGAGATCTGCGAGCCACCCGGGATCAGCACGGGCTGGTCGGCGCCGAGCACGAGGACCACGCCCGCATCGTGCAGGCGATCCTCGACGGGGACGAAGCGGCCGCCGCGGCGGCCATGTCCGCGCACATGGTCTCCGTGGAGGCCTTCGCGATCCCCTCCCCCGGGTCGACCTCGGTCCCCGGGTCCGACGGCCCCGCCGTCTGACCCGCGCTCTCCTGCGATCCGCCCTCCGGCGGCGCCCCTCGCCGGCGTCGCCGCAGCCCCTCCCGGTGCCCCCGGCAGCACCTCGACCCGAAAGGCATCCCATGCGCTCCCTGGAGATCCACGGCATCGACGACCTCCGCGTCGTCGACCGCGACGACCCTGCTCCCGGACCCGGCGAGGTCCAGATCGCCGTTGAATGGGGCGGCATCTGCGGCTCCGATCTGGCCTATTGGCGCCGAGGCGTCTCCGGCACCGCGGTGATGAGCCATCCGTTCGTGCTCGGCCACGAGGTCTCCGGCCGCGTCTCCGCGCTCGGCGCCGGGGTGAGCGGACCGGGCGTGGGCAGCCCCGTCACGGTGCATCCGGCGCGGACCACCGGACCGCTCCCGGAGCGTCTGCGCGGACGCGAGAACCTCCACCCGGATCTGACCTACCTGGGCTCGGCCGCCGGTGATCCGCACACCGACGGCGCCTTCGCCCAGACGATCACGGTCCGCGCCGACCAGGTGGTGCCGCTGCCGGCCGGGCTCGACACCCGGCGGGCCGTGCTCGCCGAACCGCTGGGCGTGGCGATGCACGCCGTGACCCGGGCCGGCGACCTCACCGGTGCCCACGTGCTGGTCAGCGGGTGCGGCCCGGTGGGTCTGCTGGTCGTCCTGGCCGCTCGGGACGCCGGTGCCGCCCGGATCAGCGCCGTGGACCTCTCCTCGCCGGCCCGCGAGCGGGCGCTCGCCCTCGGCGCCGACGAGGCGCTGGAATCCGCCGCGGACATGAGCGAGGAGATCACCGTGGCCTTCGAGGCCTCCGGCGCTCCTGCCTCGCTGGACGGGATCCTCCGCCAC encodes the following:
- a CDS encoding ATP-binding protein: MMSDGTRRRRRPGPAPAHTLTRFVGRESETSDLAQLVSRSRLVTLVGAPGAGKTRLAAETSPLLAESFRDGVRPVALATVWAPGDVLTGIAAALGVRADDQESLLDALLAVLRPARTLLVLDNCEHVIGPVSTLVERILGAAPRVRVLATSRVPLGVPGEHLHRVGPLDRSEAYELFVDRARLVTDLDLDQVGASWVHRLCDLLDGLPLALELAARQTRVLSLPDLAERLDRELARTDDPGSPGPGRPTMEATLAGSCRMLSPAQNELFDQLSVFSGDFDVPAVEAVAAGLEDVVWEVGTLVDHSLLWTRSTGSGSLRCRMLEPIRQYAAARLAARGGADRVRERHARYFLAAARTASRGLMDVDGHHRYAALRSMETNVLAAVAWARRVDPDLALQLLTCLSGYWEHRGHVLEAWTRLEELLEDGSVSVRTRADALVALAQLSYRREQYRLAQRCTQELIPLMQELGDHDGLARGLRARAQACMAAGDHDAALASARGSVPAFRETEDRLGEAWSLTSLGACLIAAGRLEEGLEADLASWKILQAEPEAPTVARSTHVGLAFAYANLGDTAAHRRHLTASIEALQQVGALEGDSEWLWGAVSLAHDEGRWASALRMAALARAKGRRGSGLMPFAREFCDRATDDAERRVGAERAADLAEQGARMTTEQALDEALGRPEADASPLTPREREVARLTGQGLSNAEIAEQLVLSRRTVETHQDHIRQKLGLATRYEVMAWAMSGSV
- a CDS encoding purine-nucleoside phosphorylase gives rise to the protein MTETSSDPYLLARDAAAAIAEASGVASHDLALVLGSGWAGAADLLGETVWQADATTIPGFRPPAVAGHVGTLRSIRVAGSGARALVLGARTHFYEGAGVDAVVHGVRTAAATGARTMVLTNGCGGIDPSWVPGTPVLISDQINFTGATPLAGANFVDLTDLYTPALRDIAREVDPSLDEGVYMQFRGPTYETPAEVQMARTVGAHLVGMSTALEAIAAREAGMDVLGISLVTNLAAGISAQALSHQEVLEAGRDAGPRISELLAETVRRITGGAPSARTEGRA
- a CDS encoding FadR/GntR family transcriptional regulator, whose amino-acid sequence is MAGTLGDTTWRYLTAGDDAPGSTELGRTSLSDQARRAVLDLIDEQGLGAGDALPSTGALAERFAVSKTVVREALSALAALGIIEIANGRSATVRAPDSSVVRFYLSRAVRDSPGDGFTALMDLRSPLEIRAAQVAARRFSVAATEGPPATEAARARLRGLLAEMDEALDDSRLYPELDLRLHQEIARLSGNRALHGILEAVSTPLFRAMRDLRATRDQHGLVGAEHEDHARIVQAILDGDEAAAAAAMSAHMVSVEAFAIPSPGSTSVPGSDGPAV
- the deoC gene encoding deoxyribose-phosphate aldolase; amino-acid sequence: MTTSDRDQLAALIDHTLLKPEATRDDVTALLREAEDLGTYSVCISPSMLPVRTTVTVATVCGFPSGQHAPGIKAAEAADSVAKGADEVDMVLNVGLARAAAYADVEDEIRAVRESAPAPVVLKVIIESAALTDEQIVAVCEVAERAGADFVKTSTGFHPAGGATEHAVQLMRRTVGDRLGVKASGGIRTREAAEAMVAAGASRLGLSSSRAILEGGAGSGS
- a CDS encoding class I SAM-dependent methyltransferase, giving the protein MTDITQADYLFDNSTDAGLTHMEMLSAIFDRHSIQVLERTGLRAGARCLDVGAGSGSISRWLADRVAPGGAVTALDIDTSRMSEHPGVRIRRHDLDHGLHGDLAGPYDLIHARLLLTHLPRRHEILRELVDALAPGGWLVIGDMTDRPLGVLSEHSARDIAVWERIQHLSHEVVSPAGGIDFGWARRIDAAMVGAGLEELHGIEVSETVDGGSPGALLHASLNAQAARHLLDAGADPWEMERYQELTRDPTFRSWFYQFICCRGRKPF
- a CDS encoding Nramp family divalent metal transporter, translating into MSTPTPLPRPAAAASAPTRTTIGADVDPYVVDGSQTTEPPRSFRGKLKFLGPGMITSAAVVGSGELLTATTLGAQVGFMLLWLVLVSTFLKVWVQIELARWSISTGRVALDGYDDVPPRVAKRGWISWLVLLMFLQFFIGQAGVISASAFAFSSLFPIGPEPYSMLSIGSWVAILVVVAIGIHVANRYAVVENISTVLVLLVTAFAVVMLFLLHGTEFAWTLGDVADGMRFEISLGSAGIALAMFGMTGVGAGETTAYTYWVVEKGYASWTGPNDGTESWVARARGWISVMKVDAWVSWAIYTASTAAFYMLGAAVLHPQGIVPEGNDVMTTISSIFDSAVGTWGGVLFLLGAGLALFKTILANVPSLGRQVGHTLSIFGAYDWRDQVARDRWQRVIMIILPIGWGILGTAVSSPLALVIIAGILNAIYLIGAAIATLYLARTQTDPRIRDGRPTSVLLWISAIAIIFVGVIGLFNAF
- a CDS encoding phospho-sugar mutase, which produces MTPDDGGTTSPALLDPALHERAEAWIADDPDPATRAALTSRLEQALAGGESAIEEITDAFSGELEFGTAGLRGKMGPGPNRMNRAVVSRAARGLADHLLGDLSLPEPLVVIGYDARCNSQDFARASAAILTAAGCRVRLLQRHGPTPLVAFAVRHLEADAGIVVTASHNPPADNGYKVYLGGRAADANGRGVQIVPPSDGQIAARIAAVGPASAIPLAETGWELLGDQLREDYLAAICALPDPDGPRQVRIVHTGMHGVGTETALAALARTGFAEVRTVAEQADPDPDFPTVSFPNPEEPGAIDLALDLARTAEADVVIAHDPDADRCAAAVHDEHLGDWRMLTGDELGVLLGDHLIRRHGYEGVMARSIVSSRWLDRVVQSAGLEPAATLTGFKWITRAPGIVYGYEEAIGYCVLPEVVRDKDGLSAALVVAEMAALARAEGTTLIDRLDELAAEHGLFATSQLSIRVEDLAAIPAMMRQLRTAPPTQLLGSAVTTTEDLSEGSVQTTGLPPTEGLLLLSAEDTRVVVRPSGTEPKLKCYLEVVQHVPAGTSTAEMTRLRSRSGERLDQLQGELREALGQS
- a CDS encoding L-idonate 5-dehydrogenase, which codes for MRSLEIHGIDDLRVVDRDDPAPGPGEVQIAVEWGGICGSDLAYWRRGVSGTAVMSHPFVLGHEVSGRVSALGAGVSGPGVGSPVTVHPARTTGPLPERLRGRENLHPDLTYLGSAAGDPHTDGAFAQTITVRADQVVPLPAGLDTRRAVLAEPLGVAMHAVTRAGDLTGAHVLVSGCGPVGLLVVLAARDAGAARISAVDLSSPARERALALGADEALESAADMSEEITVAFEASGAPASLDGILRHIARASVVVQVGNLPPTPISVTLGPIVSQELEYRGTYRFASEIEDATRLLARTPRAEQVITHVLDLEDAHAAFTTAATDPASSKVVLRLS